The genomic interval CGATTTTCCCCGGCCGACGGTGGCCGCCCTGAACGGCCTGGCCTACGGCGGCGGCCTCGAGCTGGCCGTCTGCTGCGATCTCCTGATCGCCGGCGCCGACGTGCGCCTGGCCCTGCCCGAGATCAGGCTCGGTGTCTTTCCCGGAACCGGCGGCACGGTCCGGGTCGCGCGCCGGGTCGGGGAGGGACGGGCCAAGGAGCTCATGTTCCTGGGCGACCCGGTCGACGCCCAGACCGCGCTGGCCTGGGGCCTGGTGAACCGCGTGGTCCCCCCTGGCCAGGCCCTCCCGCGCGCCCTCGAGCTGGCCGGCATCCTGGCCACCCGGCCGGGGCGGGCGCTCGCGCTCTGCAAGCAGGCCATCGACCTCGGGCTCGACCTGCCCGAGGACCAGGCGATCGCCCGGACGCTCGCGCTGAGCGAGGCCGTCTTCAAGACCGACGATTGCCGGGAAG from Candidatus Methylomirabilota bacterium carries:
- a CDS encoding enoyl-CoA hydratase-related protein; amino-acid sequence: MSSDLIRWTLDGDGVALLTLDNPPLNLVTLELTRRLHAAMDELAGDAAVRALVVTGAGDRAFCAGSDIGEFPAVLDDVVRRKLALENEAYGKLDDFPRPTVAALNGLAYGGGLELAVCCDLLIAGADVRLALPEIRLGVFPGTGGTVRVARRVGEGRAKELMFLGDPVDAQTALAWGLVNRVVPPGQALPRALELAGILATRPGRALALCKQAIDLGLDLPEDQAIARTLALSEAVFKTDDCRE